The sequence below is a genomic window from Nitrobacter winogradskyi Nb-255.
TTCGGAATTGACGGCTACCGGCTCGCGATCAATGGCCTTGCCGCCAAGATCGGCGCGGTAGACCCGTCGAACAAAGTTAAATCCTGACACATCAGCGTCATTCTCACAGAAAGTTTCGGATCGAGATCATGTCCCGCCAGCCCGGAGAACCCGCAAAAAACAAAACCGGCAACGATCTGCGCGAGGAGAGCGACGTGATCCGCGAACTCGCCGCCCTGCTCGACGAAACCAGGCTCACGGAGATCGAAATCGAGCGTGATGGACTTCGTGTCCGTGTGGCACGCAACGTCACCGTCGGGGCAGCGATACCGGCCACCTATCAGGCCGCGCCGGCGCCAGCCCCCTCGCCGGCCGCAGGCGCGGCCGACATCAGCAAGCATCCCGGCATGGTTCCATCGCCGATGGTCGGAACGGCCTATTGGGCGTCGGAACCGGGCGCAAAACCCTTCATCGAGGTCGGGTCCAAGGTCACCGCAGGCCAGACGCTGCTGATCATCGAGGCCATGAAGACCATGAACCAGATCCCGTCGCCGCGCTCCGGCACCGTCACGCAGATTCTCGTCGAGGATGGCCAGCCCGTCGAGTTCGGCGAGCCGCTGGTCATCATTGAATGACGCCGTTCGAACCGCGGACGCAGTGATGTTCGATAAGATCCTGATAGCCAATCGCGGCGAGATCGCCCTGCGCATCCTGCGCGCCTGCAAGGAGCTGGGTATCGCGACCGTTGCGGTCCATTCCACCGCCGACGCCGACGCCATGCATGTCCGCCTCGCGGACGAAAGCGTCTGCATCGGGCCGCCGACGACGAAGGACAG
It includes:
- the accB gene encoding acetyl-CoA carboxylase biotin carboxyl carrier protein, coding for MSRQPGEPAKNKTGNDLREESDVIRELAALLDETRLTEIEIERDGLRVRVARNVTVGAAIPATYQAAPAPAPSPAAGAADISKHPGMVPSPMVGTAYWASEPGAKPFIEVGSKVTAGQTLLIIEAMKTMNQIPSPRSGTVTQILVEDGQPVEFGEPLVIIE